A segment of the Microthrixaceae bacterium genome:
GCTCCCCCTCGCGCCGGGCCCCTTGACGACGCGAGCGCGCGAGGTGTGGCTGGAGCGCGTCGCCGAGCGCCTCGACCCCTGACGGTCCTGCCGCCTCAGATGGGCCGTAGGTGCACCACGTCGCCCACCGACACGGTCACCGGACCCGTCGCGGTCTCGACAACGAGTTCCCCGTCGGGGCCGACTGCGACGGCCGTGCCTTCCAACAATCCGTTTGGTTGCTCGATTCGAACACGCCGACCCAACGTCGCCGAGCGGGCGCTCACCGCATCGCGCAACCCAACCCGTCCGTCGGGACCTGCCGCTGCGTCGAGGTGCATGGCGGTGCGTCGGATCAGCTCGATCACCACGTCGGTTCGATCGACGTCATGGCCCGCGAGGTGATTCAGCGCCGTTGCCGTATCACTCAGTTCGGCGGGCATCTCGGGCCAGTTCACGTTGATGCCGATGCCGACGACGACCGCATCGACACGCCCGTCCACGACGACCGCCTCGGCAAGTATTCCCGACAGCTTGCGGTCGTCATGGGTCCCGGTCGATGCCGCAGCGGCCACGAGGTCATTGGGCCACTTGATCCCGACCCGCCAGCCGACCACGTGTTCAATCGCCTCCGCAGCCGCCAACCCAACCGCGGCCGTCGCCAGGTGGGGACTCGAGGTCTCCGGGGCGGGACGAACGAGTACCGAACACAGAATCGACGCACCGGCACCCGCGCTCCAGTCGCGACCCAGGCGGCCGCGACCCGCCGTTTGGAATTCGGCGCCGAGCACCTGCTCGCCTTCCCCGCGCCGTGCCGCGTCGAGGAGGTCGGCGTTGGTCGAACCCGTCTCGCCGACCCAGGTAATCCGGGAAAATCGGGTCCCGGCAAGCGCTGATGTGGCACGCGTGAGGTCCATTCGGCCACGATAGAGCGTGTTTTCCAAAGTCCTGATCGCAAACCGTGGTGAGATCGCCGTCCGAGTCATTCGGGCATGCAAGGAACTGGGCATCTCCACCGTCGCCGTCTACTCCGACCTCGACCGGGACGCGCTGCACGTGCGACTCGCCGATGAGGCCTATGCCCTCGGCGGGCAGACCGCCGCCGAGAGCTACATCAATACCGACAAGTTGCTCGAGGTCATCAAGCAATCCGGTGCCGAGGCCGTGCACCCCGGCTATGGCTTCTTTTCCGAGAACAGCGACTTCGCCAAGGCCATCACCGAGATGGGCGTGAAGTTCATCGGGCCGCGCCCCGAGGCGATCGACGTCATGGGCGACAAGATCTCCGCACGCCTCGCCGCGGAGAAGGTAGGCGTGTTCGGCGTTCCGGGCACCACCGACATCCTCACCGACCCGCAAAAGATCATCGACTTCGGCAACGAACACGGCTTCCCTGTCGCCATCAAGGCGGCGTATGGGGGCGGCGGTCGCGGCATGAAGGTCGTCAACTCGGCCGACGAGGCCGCCGACGCACTCGAGTCAGCCCAACGTGAAGCCCTCGCGTATTTCGGCCGCGACGAGTGCTACATGGAGCGCTACCTCACCAAGCCGCGCCACGTCGAGGTCCAGATCCTCGCCGACGAACACGGCAACTGCGTGTATCTCGGCACCCGCGACTGCTCGGCCCAGCGGCGTCACCAGAAGCTCATCGAAGAAGCGCCGGCCGCGAACATCCCCGCCGAGATCATCACCCAGATGGGCGAGGCGGCGGTGGCCGTCGCCAAGGGCTGCGACTACGTCAACGCCGGCACCGTCGAGTTCCTCTACGAGGATGGCGGCTTCTTCTACCTCGAGATGAACACGCGCCTGCAGGTCGAACACTGCGTCTCCGAAGAGGTCACCAGCAAGGACCTCGTGGAATTGCAGCTGCGTGTCGCATCGGGCGAGCCGCTGCCGTTCACCCAGGACGACATCGAGATCCACGGCCACGCCATCGAGGTGCGCATCAACGCCGAGAACGTCGCCGAGGGCAAGTTCCTGCCCTCCCCCGGCAAGATCGACAAGCTCCGAGTTCCCTCCGGCATCGGCGTGCGGTGGGACGGTGGCTACGAAGAAGGCGACGAGATCTCGCAGTACTACGACAACCTCGCCGGCAAGCTGGTCGTGTGGGCCAAGGATCGCCAGACCGCGATCAACCGCACGATCCGCGCGCTCGAGGAGTTCGTCATCGAGGGCGTGGCGACGACCATTCCCGCCGACCTCGCCATCTTGAAGGCCCCCGAATTTCAGGCATTCGAACACTCCACCAAGTGGGTGGAAAGCGGGCTCGACCTCACGGGCGTCGGCGTCGATCCGGTCGCGGCCTCCGACGAGGACGACGAGCCGAAGGTTCGCCGCACGGTCGACGTCGAGGTGAACGGCAAGCGATTCTCCGTCGCCATGTACCTTCCCGAAGGTGCCGGCCTCGGCGGGGGCGCAGGAGCCGGTGGTGGCGCCAAGAAGAAGAAGGCCAAGCGCGGTTCCGGCGCAGCGGCCGGCCCGGCGAAGGGGTCCGGGACGCTCGTGGCGCCGATGCAAGGCACGATCGTCAAGGTCGTCGCCGCCGTGGGCGACACGGTGACCGAGGGCGACACGATCTGCGTGCTCGAGGCGATGAAGATGGAAAACGCCATCGTCGCCGACAAGGACGGCACGATTGCGACGCTCAGTGTCGAGGCCGGTCAGGCGGTCGGCTCGGGCGACGTGCTGGCGGTCATCGAGTAGTCACGCTGCCGCCGGGTCAGTCGTACAGCACGATCGACCCGGCGGCGCGATCGTGCAGGCCGCGTCGCTGCGGGTCATAGAAGACCCGGGCGTACACGACGGGCTGCCACACGATCCACAAGCCGCCGAAGGGCAACCCCAGGGCGAGAATCCCGCCCAGTGCCGGAACGATCGCGCGCATGAGCGAGCGGCTGATATCCACCCGTCCGCCGTCGACCATGCGCACGACCCGGATACCGAACAACGCCTTGCCGAACGTCCGACCAGTGGCGGCCACCGACACGAAGTCGTAGAGGACGGGCACGAACGCGCTCACCATCTGCACCCACAGCGGCACACTTGCCATTATCGCGACCACGTCGCCGTCGCCCCAGTCGACGAACACCGCCGACAGCACCGCCCCCGGGATCCCCTGAATCAACAGGTCGAAGATCTTGGCTCCGACGCGCACCGCCAAGGTCGGCACCGTTCCCGCTGCGGGGTCGGCGAAACTCCCGATTGGGCGCGTGCGTTCCGGATGCGGCGG
Coding sequences within it:
- a CDS encoding biotin--[acetyl-CoA-carboxylase] ligase, whose translation is MDLTRATSALAGTRFSRITWVGETGSTNADLLDAARRGEGEQVLGAEFQTAGRGRLGRDWSAGAGASILCSVLVRPAPETSSPHLATAAVGLAAAEAIEHVVGWRVGIKWPNDLVAAAASTGTHDDRKLSGILAEAVVVDGRVDAVVVGIGINVNWPEMPAELSDTATALNHLAGHDVDRTDVVIELIRRTAMHLDAAAGPDGRVGLRDAVSARSATLGRRVRIEQPNGLLEGTAVAVGPDGELVVETATGPVTVSVGDVVHLRPI
- a CDS encoding acetyl-CoA carboxylase biotin carboxylase subunit, with the protein product MFSKVLIANRGEIAVRVIRACKELGISTVAVYSDLDRDALHVRLADEAYALGGQTAAESYINTDKLLEVIKQSGAEAVHPGYGFFSENSDFAKAITEMGVKFIGPRPEAIDVMGDKISARLAAEKVGVFGVPGTTDILTDPQKIIDFGNEHGFPVAIKAAYGGGGRGMKVVNSADEAADALESAQREALAYFGRDECYMERYLTKPRHVEVQILADEHGNCVYLGTRDCSAQRRHQKLIEEAPAANIPAEIITQMGEAAVAVAKGCDYVNAGTVEFLYEDGGFFYLEMNTRLQVEHCVSEEVTSKDLVELQLRVASGEPLPFTQDDIEIHGHAIEVRINAENVAEGKFLPSPGKIDKLRVPSGIGVRWDGGYEEGDEISQYYDNLAGKLVVWAKDRQTAINRTIRALEEFVIEGVATTIPADLAILKAPEFQAFEHSTKWVESGLDLTGVGVDPVAASDEDDEPKVRRTVDVEVNGKRFSVAMYLPEGAGLGGGAGAGGGAKKKKAKRGSGAAAGPAKGSGTLVAPMQGTIVKVVAAVGDTVTEGDTICVLEAMKMENAIVADKDGTIATLSVEAGQAVGSGDVLAVIE
- a CDS encoding RDD family protein is translated as MFPPDPPHPERTRPIGSFADPAAGTVPTLAVRVGAKIFDLLIQGIPGAVLSAVFVDWGDGDVVAIMASVPLWVQMVSAFVPVLYDFVSVAATGRTFGKALFGIRVVRMVDGGRVDISRSLMRAIVPALGGILALGLPFGGLWIVWQPVVYARVFYDPQRRGLHDRAAGSIVLYD